The sequence TGACGCCGTTGCCCTCCGGCTTTCTAGTCCGTCTCTGCTTCGCGACTCTTCGTTCCTTCGCCGCTTCGCGTTTCAGCCAACGACTTCCGCGGCTCAGCCCGGCCGGGTGGTCGGCGCGGGGAATGCGGCTTCGACGGTGATCGATTCGCCGGCGCGGTCGACGGTGACGTCGATGGTGTCGCCGGGCTCTTTGTTGGACAGGGCCATGCGGAGCGACGCGAGGGTCGGCGTGTCACGGCCGTCGAGGGCGGTGATGACGTCGCCTTCCTGAAGGCCTGCGACGGCGGCCGGTGAGTCGTCGGCGATGCCGCGGATCGACAGCTCCTGCTCGCCGCCGAGCGCGACGCCGAGTCGGACACGTCGCTGCTGACTGACGAACGCCAGCTCTTCCTTCGGCGTCTCGGCGATGCGGTCGACCATGATCGCCGCCGCCTGCGCGACGCGGGTCAGGCCTTCGAAGTTGAGGGTCTCGATGTCGTCGTCGGGCGTGTGGTACGTGTCGGTGATGCCGCCGAAGAGGAACATCGCCGGAATGCCGGCCTGGATGAACGGGGCGTGATCGCTGCGTCCGCCGGCCTGCATGCGTTCGATCTCAAGGCCGACGTCGTTCAGAGCCGACTCGGCGATCTCCGGCAGCGGCAGCGACGTCTCGGCTCCGCCGACGAAGAGCTTTTCGTCGCGGACGATGCCGACCATGTCGAGGTTGACCATCGCGACGAAGTCCAGCTCGTCCTCGCCGGCCATGCGGACCATCTCGCGTGCGCCGACGAGCCCGATCTCCTCAGCGGTGAAGAGCGCGAAGACGATGCTGCGGGCGGGCTTCTCACCGGCTTCGGCGCGGAGTGCGAAGTACTCGGCGATTTCCATGACGGCCGCGGTGCCGCTGGCGTTGTCGTCGGCGCCGTTGTGGATGCCGCCGCCGTTGGTGCGGCTGCCGTACTCGCCGCGGCCGAGGTGGTCGTAGTGCCCACCGACGACGACGAACTCATCGGCGATTTCGCCTTCGATCATGCCGACGATATTGCGGACGACGGCGTCACCGCCCCGGCCGCGCCAGCCGCCAGAGAGGAGCACGTCGCTCGTCTTGGTCTGCGGGGTGAAGGTCGCGTCGATCTGGCCCTGCAGATACCCGAGGCTCGGCATGTCCGCATCGGCCAGAAGCTGCTCGGCGACATCGTGCGAGATGTGGAAGGCCGGAATCTCACCCGTCGGCCTGCCGACGCCGAACGAGCGCAGGCCCTCGGCGCGAGAGTGCATCGGCGGGTTCACGATCAACACGGCCACCGCGCCGGCTTCGGCGGCGGCGCGCACCTTGACGTTGAGGCCGGCGTTGCCGCTGAAGCCGCCGCCGTCAGACAGCCGGCTGTTGCCTTCGGCGTCGAACGGCTCGTATCGCAGCATCAGTGCGACGTGGCCGTCGATGTCGACGTCGGCAAAGTCGTCGTATGCATCGTCCGACACGCCATAGCCGACGAAGGCGAGCGGCCCGGTGAAGCTGCCGGGCTGGCTGAAGGACAGCGGCAC is a genomic window of Planctomycetota bacterium containing:
- a CDS encoding M20/M25/M40 family metallo-hydrolase — encoded protein: MTRRIALFAVACSASLACHAFADPLEELSLEITEDEIFGSVAWLADDEREGRGLVDDAGLEASADFIADQFERLGLAYLPGEDDYNQTFELPLSMGYDFAHLSVNGDDYVPLSFSQPGSFTGPLAFVGYGVSDDAYDDFADVDIDGHVALMLRYEPFDAEGNSRLSDGGGFSGNAGLNVKVRAAAEAGAVAVLIVNPPMHSRAEGLRSFGVGRPTGEIPAFHISHDVAEQLLADADMPSLGYLQGQIDATFTPQTKTSDVLLSGGWRGRGGDAVVRNIVGMIEGEIADEFVVVGGHYDHLGRGEYGSRTNGGGIHNGADDNASGTAAVMEIAEYFALRAEAGEKPARSIVFALFTAEEIGLVGAREMVRMAGEDELDFVAMVNLDMVGIVRDEKLFVGGAETSLPLPEIAESALNDVGLEIERMQAGGRSDHAPFIQAGIPAMFLFGGITDTYHTPDDDIETLNFEGLTRVAQAAAIMVDRIAETPKEELAFVSQQRRVRLGVALGGEQELSIRGIADDSPAAVAGLQEGDVITALDGRDTPTLASLRMALSNKEPGDTIDVTVDRAGESITVEAAFPAPTTRPG